One window of Saprospiraceae bacterium genomic DNA carries:
- a CDS encoding PKD domain-containing protein: MKIREITLKLLIIFLGFMGLQAQNISLSELKQSQKSPLNQVFYDYKLVKIDFDQLKAGMTSRGNQHFLTLKHPDFVWNLELFEHEVYTSDYLLRVGTDRGIQEFRRRPDIHSLIGYLKAPRGGDVRMTIADHFIAGMIKEGGATFFIEQANGIDPSYSDDVLVIYDSEKIFQNPSIECGFDTYIKNKQQLIEQSEEKVNNSRSHCLQVEIAIANDFSVFQKRGSVANVENWNNTILTLLGENYDNEFQHAIEFVQSASFVATSAATDPWNGINNINTHLDKHVSWGNGGGYGAGYDVATAWTTKYTNGAVGLAWLGVICNNLRYNVCSDYGGSNNCIRQLQAHELGHNFNADHDGSGQPFIMAPAVNCTSAWSSNSISRINAHVNSRGCLSVCSGGSAPVADFYGNPVSGCVPFSVNFFDLSTNDPTGWAWTFPGGTPSSSNQQNPVVTYKTFGKFDVTLRVSNSFGSNSVTFSKYIEANDKPKANFSKVIVSRTVYFTNLTLYGSTYEWDFGDGETSNDQDPIHEYQNDGVYDVVLRAENDCGVNEFKMKITIVTVPIALFSADTTFGCTSFKVKFINLSSTNVTSWTWTFPGGLPSTSSLFEPIVEYKNPGSFDVKLVARNSKYSATSEKLNYIKADSMPVADFTFQENGTIISFTDKSKFYRTMHWEFGDGKTSTEQNPTHEYLPGIYQAKQIIENACGRDTFSKELIIGTGLIAGFSSDFQKGCIPFEVHFKNTSIGASSYHWSFPGGTPSSSFDKDPVVTYNSVGIYDVSLKVKGNGDSVTINKQQFVSVGDLPEAAFQKSITGFSVFFNDQSKLGGSYLWEFGDSKTSAEVSPTHVYSAEGDYNVRLIVTNDCGSDTTSQLVAVYLVPKIDFIADTTLICGFGEVQFTSKTSADVNSWSWIFDGASPDTSSSKNPVVYYDKKGTYSVKLTVRNSNGENSLIRQTYIRVISPVLCPENIIYKNSELNGDIIFPIKKQDSEGFKIFPNPFNGILNISGLDIQDKNLIKIYNYLGEAVYSYVAVPDQPSIKLNLNDLKAGSYIISIENKKSTITKAIFLSR; this comes from the coding sequence ATGAAAATCAGGGAAATTACTTTAAAACTTTTAATCATTTTCTTAGGGTTTATGGGCCTTCAAGCACAAAACATAAGCTTAAGTGAACTTAAACAATCTCAAAAATCACCTTTAAATCAAGTCTTTTATGATTATAAACTGGTCAAAATAGATTTTGATCAGCTCAAAGCAGGCATGACTTCAAGAGGCAATCAGCATTTTCTAACGTTGAAACATCCTGATTTTGTATGGAATCTTGAATTATTTGAGCACGAAGTATACACCTCAGACTATTTACTCAGAGTTGGGACGGATCGTGGAATCCAGGAATTTAGACGTCGTCCGGATATTCATTCATTAATTGGTTACCTTAAAGCGCCTAGAGGTGGTGATGTAAGAATGACCATTGCTGACCACTTTATTGCCGGGATGATTAAAGAAGGTGGAGCCACTTTTTTTATTGAGCAAGCAAATGGGATAGATCCTAGCTATTCTGATGATGTGCTGGTTATTTATGATAGTGAAAAAATCTTCCAAAACCCTTCTATCGAATGCGGTTTTGATACGTATATAAAAAATAAGCAACAACTCATTGAACAGTCAGAGGAGAAAGTAAACAACAGTCGGAGTCATTGTCTTCAGGTTGAAATAGCGATTGCAAATGACTTCTCTGTTTTTCAAAAAAGAGGGAGTGTTGCCAATGTTGAAAACTGGAATAATACCATTTTAACATTATTGGGAGAAAATTATGACAATGAGTTTCAACATGCTATTGAATTTGTTCAGTCTGCAAGTTTTGTAGCGACATCTGCCGCTACAGATCCATGGAATGGAATTAATAACATCAATACTCATTTAGATAAACATGTTAGTTGGGGAAATGGGGGTGGATATGGTGCTGGGTATGATGTCGCGACTGCCTGGACTACAAAATACACCAATGGAGCAGTTGGTCTGGCATGGCTCGGGGTAATTTGTAATAACCTGAGATACAATGTGTGTAGCGATTATGGAGGATCCAATAATTGCATTCGGCAATTGCAAGCACATGAGCTAGGTCATAACTTTAATGCGGATCATGATGGCAGTGGTCAGCCCTTTATCATGGCTCCTGCTGTGAATTGTACTTCTGCCTGGTCTTCCAATTCGATTTCAAGAATAAATGCACATGTAAATAGCAGAGGCTGTTTAAGTGTATGCTCTGGTGGCTCTGCGCCGGTTGCTGACTTTTATGGGAATCCAGTTTCGGGTTGTGTTCCATTCAGTGTTAACTTTTTTGATCTATCTACAAATGATCCAACGGGTTGGGCATGGACGTTTCCGGGAGGAACACCTTCTAGTTCAAACCAGCAAAATCCAGTTGTCACGTATAAGACTTTTGGCAAGTTCGATGTGACGCTTAGGGTAAGCAATTCTTTTGGATCAAACTCAGTTACGTTTTCAAAATACATTGAAGCGAATGATAAGCCAAAAGCTAATTTTAGTAAAGTCATCGTTTCAAGGACGGTTTATTTTACAAACCTGACCTTGTATGGCAGTACGTATGAATGGGATTTCGGAGATGGAGAAACCTCAAACGACCAGGATCCAATTCATGAATATCAAAATGATGGCGTTTATGATGTCGTATTGCGTGCAGAAAATGATTGTGGCGTCAATGAGTTTAAAATGAAAATAACCATCGTTACGGTTCCAATTGCTCTGTTCTCTGCAGATACTACTTTTGGTTGTACTTCATTCAAGGTCAAATTTATCAACCTTTCATCAACAAATGTTACTTCCTGGACCTGGACTTTTCCAGGCGGATTGCCCTCTACTTCATCCCTTTTTGAACCAATTGTTGAGTATAAAAACCCTGGTTCATTTGATGTTAAATTAGTCGCTAGAAATAGTAAATACAGTGCGACATCTGAAAAATTAAATTATATAAAGGCTGATTCAATGCCTGTTGCTGATTTTACTTTCCAGGAAAACGGAACGATCATATCGTTTACAGATAAATCAAAATTTTACAGGACAATGCATTGGGAATTTGGAGATGGGAAAACAAGTACAGAGCAAAATCCTACCCATGAATACCTACCCGGAATTTATCAGGCAAAGCAAATTATAGAAAATGCTTGTGGCAGAGACACCTTTTCTAAAGAATTAATCATCGGTACAGGATTAATTGCTGGATTTAGTTCTGATTTTCAAAAAGGATGCATTCCATTTGAAGTTCATTTTAAAAACACTTCTATAGGGGCATCAAGCTACCATTGGAGTTTTCCTGGTGGGACACCATCAAGTTCGTTTGATAAAGATCCTGTTGTGACGTATAATTCAGTAGGAATTTATGATGTAAGCTTGAAGGTAAAAGGCAATGGAGATTCAGTTACAATCAACAAGCAACAGTTTGTAAGTGTTGGAGACCTACCGGAAGCGGCTTTTCAAAAATCAATTACTGGATTTTCAGTATTTTTTAATGATCAGTCAAAATTAGGTGGAAGCTATTTATGGGAATTTGGAGACAGCAAAACGAGTGCTGAAGTTTCGCCAACCCATGTATATTCTGCTGAAGGAGATTATAACGTTCGGTTAATAGTGACAAATGATTGTGGTTCTGATACTACGAGCCAATTGGTCGCAGTTTATTTAGTTCCTAAAATCGATTTTATTGCTGATACCACATTGATTTGCGGATTTGGAGAGGTTCAATTTACTAGTAAAACTTCTGCTGATGTAAATTCCTGGTCTTGGATATTTGACGGTGCTTCACCAGATACTTCATCAAGTAAAAACCCAGTGGTTTATTATGATAAAAAGGGTACTTATTCTGTTAAGCTGACCGTTCGGAATTCAAATGGCGAAAATAGTTTAATCAGACAAACCTATATTCGTGTGATTTCACCCGTGTTGTGTCCGGAAAATATTATCTACAAGAATTCAGAATTAAATGGTGATATAATTTTTCCAATAAAGAAACAAGATTCAGAAGGCTTTAAAATTTTCCCAAATCCTTTTAATGGTATTCTAAATATTTCAGGATTGGACATACAGGATAAAAACTTGATTAAAATTTATAATTACTTGGGTGAAGCGGTTTATTCATATGTAGCTGTTCCTGATCAACCAAGTATTAAGTTAAATCTAAATGACTTGAAAGCTGGATCCTATATTATAAGTATTGAAAATAAAAAGAGCACAATTACAAAAGCGATCTTCTTATCAAGATAA
- a CDS encoding TonB-dependent receptor → MPVQFIGIDSLRTFNAAGTQKSGDPYSNEIDQYKQEHIQGFYQKQLNPNLNLNCILNYTFGKGYYESYIANATLANYYIESSTISEADLIQRKWLKNHFGLFSTNLVFQINKKWSLTPALSWIHYIGDHFGNVNWVNVADYKVLKNRFYDNNGIKREFTGSIKSSLQISKQLNINADLQYRNIKHTIKGVLESKKDINQSHNFNFISPKFYADYQLNASWIFSSSLGYMRREPFREDLLNAADALKPENLIDFELGGKFKSECFTIKLNLYEMAYRNQLVLTGAINNVGELLHTNLNRSNRLGFELEADYKWRNLATFWTALNFSQNKIDKFEEFIVDYDNENRSIVKTHSNTDISFSPKSVIHAGLQFSILKAKKKRPGLQLALQYHNIGAMYLDNSGTGTALIPKYQHLEFKLNLEQQVFKKSTIHFWLALYNVLDKEYTSHGWISSRFHSDQPIDLSSDPYLAQESNQIYYYKAVYPQALRHVSLGLQFEFR, encoded by the coding sequence TTGCCGGTTCAGTTTATAGGTATTGACAGTTTGCGCACTTTTAATGCTGCGGGAACCCAGAAATCAGGAGATCCATATAGCAATGAAATTGACCAATACAAGCAAGAGCATATACAAGGATTCTACCAAAAACAGTTAAATCCAAATTTAAATTTAAACTGTATTTTAAATTATACATTTGGTAAAGGCTATTACGAGTCCTATATCGCAAATGCAACATTAGCAAATTATTACATTGAAAGCAGCACGATAAGCGAAGCTGATTTAATCCAACGCAAATGGTTAAAAAATCATTTTGGTCTATTTAGTACCAATTTGGTTTTTCAAATTAATAAAAAATGGAGTCTGACACCGGCCTTGAGTTGGATACATTATATTGGGGATCATTTTGGGAATGTCAATTGGGTTAATGTGGCGGATTACAAAGTATTGAAAAACAGATTTTATGATAACAATGGGATTAAAAGAGAATTTACAGGTTCAATTAAATCTAGTTTGCAAATTTCAAAGCAACTAAATATTAATGCAGATTTACAGTATAGGAATATTAAACATACAATCAAAGGCGTATTAGAAAGCAAAAAAGATATAAATCAAAGCCATAATTTTAATTTTATAAGCCCCAAATTCTACGCCGATTACCAATTGAATGCAAGCTGGATCTTTTCATCTTCCTTAGGTTATATGCGGCGTGAACCGTTTCGTGAAGATTTGTTAAACGCCGCAGATGCATTAAAACCAGAAAATTTAATCGATTTTGAATTGGGAGGAAAATTTAAATCAGAATGTTTTACGATCAAACTGAATTTGTATGAAATGGCTTACAGAAACCAGCTGGTACTTACCGGTGCTATTAATAATGTAGGGGAGTTACTGCATACCAATTTAAATCGATCCAACAGACTTGGATTTGAATTGGAAGCAGATTATAAATGGAGAAATCTAGCTACTTTTTGGACTGCCCTCAACTTTAGCCAAAATAAAATTGATAAATTTGAAGAGTTTATTGTTGATTATGATAATGAAAATAGATCCATCGTTAAAACACATAGCAATACAGATATTTCTTTCTCACCTAAATCTGTGATCCATGCTGGCTTACAATTTTCTATTTTAAAAGCTAAGAAAAAACGGCCAGGTTTGCAATTGGCTTTGCAATATCATAACATTGGAGCGATGTATCTTGATAACAGTGGTACAGGAACTGCATTGATTCCTAAATACCAACATTTAGAATTTAAATTAAATTTAGAGCAACAGGTATTCAAAAAATCAACCATTCATTTTTGGCTTGCATTGTATAATGTTCTTGATAAAGAATATACATCGCACGGATGGATTTCATCAAGATTTCACTCAGATCAACCAATCGATTTAAGTTCGGATCCTTATTTAGCCCAGGAATCTAATCAAATCTATTATTACAAAGCAGTTTACCCACAGGCACTGAGACATGTTAGCCTAGGTCTTCAATTTGAGTTTAGGTAG
- a CDS encoding TonB-dependent receptor plug domain-containing protein: MRLWFSFYLLFSLLDSYSQNRIYGNVMDENGQAFQHVKLSIVQLGLENWTDQNGKYEFIDLPNGVFALAVDYLYDIQYFTLPISTKDSVFDITLVRRIEFNELLIKTYQFNPSNYSSVSKLDEVWIKNNRQEKDLPFLLTRVSGIVNQSDAGNGVGYTALRMRGMDPSHIQITLNGIPFNDSESSLSYFVDIPDISSHTNEITVLKGNVPNRPGSASFGGAIDINTNKLSFDPYLIFQTQFGSFNSVKYSMLANSGLLENKYNLKFGLSRQKSDGYIDRSSSDLKSFHISLARILKSSSFRINFFTR, translated from the coding sequence ATGAGATTATGGTTTAGCTTTTATTTGCTTTTTTCACTCCTTGATTCCTATTCTCAAAACAGGATCTATGGGAATGTGATGGATGAAAACGGTCAGGCTTTTCAACATGTTAAATTAAGCATTGTCCAATTGGGATTAGAAAATTGGACTGATCAAAATGGGAAGTACGAATTCATCGATTTGCCAAATGGCGTCTTTGCATTAGCGGTAGATTATCTTTATGATATCCAATATTTTACATTGCCGATAAGTACAAAAGACTCTGTTTTCGATATCACCTTAGTTCGGAGAATTGAATTTAATGAATTATTGATTAAGACCTATCAATTTAATCCTTCAAACTATTCAAGTGTATCTAAATTAGATGAAGTTTGGATTAAAAACAATAGACAGGAAAAGGACCTTCCATTCTTATTAACCAGAGTATCTGGTATTGTAAACCAGTCTGATGCTGGGAATGGAGTAGGGTATACTGCACTTCGAATGCGTGGAATGGATCCATCTCACATTCAAATCACCTTGAATGGCATACCATTTAATGACAGTGAATCTTCTCTTAGCTACTTTGTTGACATTCCCGACATAAGTTCACATACCAATGAAATAACTGTTTTAAAAGGAAATGTTCCGAATCGACCCGGATCTGCATCATTTGGAGGAGCTATTGATATCAATACAAATAAATTAAGTTTTGATCCTTACCTTATTTTTCAAACCCAATTTGGTTCTTTTAATAGTGTGAAATATAGCATGCTTGCAAATTCAGGTTTGTTAGAAAATAAATATAATTTAAAATTTGGACTTTCTCGACAAAAATCAGATGGTTATATCGACCGATCCAGTTCGGATCTTAAATCGTTTCACATTTCATTGGCGCGTATATTAAAATCAAGTTCATTTCGAATAAATTTTTTTACACGGTAG
- a CDS encoding ATP-binding protein — MPYKIVVTGPESCGKTSLCNYLSSTYKGKLIPEYSRVYLAKNPEYPDKMALEYMGIQQENLNNLASESCPLVFCDTDSLNYLIWTQEIYGKSSNSLELLFSKNKASLYLLCCPDIPWVYDPLRQNPTDRDRLFKLYWQFLQSKHLPICFVSGIGIQRFKKACFFIENHIPEIRNFKR; from the coding sequence ATGCCTTATAAAATAGTTGTTACAGGACCGGAATCATGCGGAAAAACGAGCCTTTGTAACTATTTATCAAGCACTTACAAAGGTAAGCTGATCCCTGAATATTCGAGGGTCTATCTGGCTAAAAATCCAGAATATCCTGATAAAATGGCTCTCGAATATATGGGGATTCAACAAGAGAATTTAAACAACCTGGCTTCAGAATCATGCCCTTTGGTTTTTTGCGATACCGATTCGCTTAATTACCTGATTTGGACTCAGGAGATTTATGGTAAATCCTCAAATTCGCTGGAATTACTTTTTAGTAAAAATAAAGCAAGTCTTTATTTGTTATGCTGTCCAGATATTCCTTGGGTCTATGATCCACTTCGCCAAAACCCAACAGACCGAGATCGGCTATTTAAATTGTATTGGCAGTTTCTTCAATCCAAGCACTTACCAATTTGCTTTGTTTCAGGTATTGGAATACAACGTTTTAAGAAAGCATGTTTTTTTATTGAAAATCATATTCCAGAAATCCGTAACTTTAAACGTTGA
- the era gene encoding GTPase Era yields MSGQFKSGFVNLIGLPNSGKSTLINALTGEKMAIISPKPQTTRQRILGLINEADFQIIFSDTPGFIDQTNYPLHLSMNIQVYNALEDADCLLLVIDSSKDLELPEAFVKLLHPIKVPIIICLNKVDLSTPQRVAEIEITIQHLGIPHSKIINISAIKNLGIDTLLAEVKKILPVHPAYYPDDIISNRPIRFFISELIREQLFKLYDAEIPYHCFVTIESCKGVDDQLEMAVIYANIYVGKQSQVPILIGKSGSKLKELGIRSRTEIEKYLNQKVYLSLSIKLRKDWRNNESFITKSSIFQ; encoded by the coding sequence ATGAGCGGTCAATTTAAATCGGGATTTGTTAATTTGATTGGTTTGCCAAATAGTGGTAAGTCCACTCTAATAAATGCGCTTACCGGAGAGAAAATGGCTATAATTTCTCCAAAACCTCAGACAACCCGTCAGCGAATTCTTGGTCTAATCAATGAAGCTGACTTTCAAATTATATTTTCTGATACACCTGGATTTATTGACCAGACCAATTACCCGCTTCATCTAAGCATGAATATTCAGGTTTATAATGCATTGGAAGATGCTGATTGTTTGCTTTTAGTCATTGACTCAAGCAAAGACCTTGAATTACCCGAAGCGTTTGTAAAGTTGCTTCACCCCATCAAAGTACCAATTATCATATGTCTAAACAAAGTCGATCTTTCTACCCCACAACGTGTTGCTGAAATTGAAATAACCATCCAACATCTTGGAATTCCACATTCTAAGATTATAAACATTTCTGCAATTAAAAATTTAGGGATCGATACGCTGCTTGCCGAAGTAAAAAAAATACTACCGGTTCACCCTGCATATTATCCAGATGATATTATCAGCAATCGCCCAATTCGTTTTTTTATTAGTGAGTTAATTCGAGAGCAATTATTTAAATTATATGACGCAGAAATACCCTATCATTGTTTTGTAACCATTGAAAGTTGCAAAGGGGTGGATGATCAACTAGAAATGGCTGTAATCTATGCAAATATTTATGTGGGTAAACAATCTCAGGTGCCTATCCTAATTGGTAAGAGCGGCAGTAAATTAAAAGAACTTGGAATTCGCTCAAGAACTGAAATTGAAAAATACCTGAACCAAAAAGTATATTTAAGTCTTAGCATTAAGTTACGCAAAGACTGGCGAAACAATGAATCATTTATTACAAAATCAAGTATTTTTCAATGA
- the der gene encoding ribosome biogenesis GTPase Der, with protein MSFTVAIVGRPNVGKSTFFNRLIGHKKSIVDDVSGVTRDRLYDVSEWNGKHFTVIDTGGFVTGSEDIFEKEIKKQVELAIEEASCILFMTDATAGITDLDNQVANMLRKINKKVFLIANKVDNNQRFLQAQELWGLGFDELYCLSSQSGSGTGEILDAVAALIPDDMEPASELPKFAVIGQPNVGKSSFLNALLDEERNLVTDIAGTTRDPVHSIYKKYGKEFMLIDTAGIRKKHKVFEDLEFYSVIRAIKAIEDCDVCYLMIDATLGIEAQDMELVSLVIKRNKGLVILVNKWDLLEKTTQTAKEFETKIRAKLAPFVDVPILFISAKDKQRIFQAVEKGLEVYNNRKQEIKTSDLNDKMLEAIAKIPPPSYRNHLIKIKYITQISKPYPAFAFFTNYPDQIKGSYKQFLENQMRELYNFNGTPIRLIFKEK; from the coding sequence ATGAGTTTTACAGTAGCAATTGTGGGGAGACCCAATGTAGGAAAATCCACCTTTTTTAATCGACTGATTGGACATAAAAAATCAATTGTCGATGACGTGAGTGGCGTCACCAGAGACCGACTCTATGATGTAAGTGAATGGAACGGAAAACATTTTACAGTAATTGACACAGGTGGATTTGTAACTGGTTCAGAAGATATTTTTGAAAAAGAGATAAAAAAACAAGTTGAACTTGCCATTGAAGAGGCAAGCTGCATTTTGTTTATGACGGACGCTACAGCTGGAATTACAGATCTAGACAATCAGGTGGCAAACATGCTGCGTAAGATTAATAAGAAAGTATTTTTAATAGCCAACAAAGTAGATAACAATCAAAGATTCTTACAAGCTCAGGAATTATGGGGTCTGGGATTTGATGAGTTGTATTGTCTTTCATCCCAATCCGGAAGTGGAACCGGTGAAATATTAGATGCAGTTGCCGCATTGATTCCGGATGACATGGAACCTGCATCTGAATTGCCAAAATTTGCTGTTATTGGCCAGCCAAATGTTGGTAAATCTTCTTTCTTAAATGCACTTTTAGATGAAGAAAGAAATCTGGTAACTGATATCGCAGGTACGACCCGTGATCCTGTTCATAGCATTTACAAAAAATATGGAAAAGAATTTATGTTGATTGATACTGCTGGAATTCGTAAAAAACATAAGGTCTTTGAAGATCTGGAATTTTATTCTGTAATTCGAGCAATAAAAGCCATTGAAGATTGTGATGTTTGTTATTTAATGATTGATGCAACGCTTGGTATTGAAGCCCAAGATATGGAATTGGTATCCCTGGTAATAAAAAGAAATAAAGGATTGGTTATTTTGGTTAACAAGTGGGATTTACTTGAAAAGACAACTCAAACAGCTAAAGAATTTGAAACCAAAATCAGGGCAAAACTTGCTCCTTTTGTTGATGTTCCCATCTTATTTATCTCCGCCAAAGACAAGCAACGTATTTTTCAAGCTGTTGAAAAAGGACTAGAAGTTTACAACAACAGAAAGCAAGAAATTAAAACATCTGATTTAAATGACAAGATGCTTGAAGCCATTGCCAAAATACCTCCACCTTCCTATAGAAATCATTTGATTAAAATTAAATACATAACTCAAATATCAAAACCCTATCCGGCTTTTGCATTTTTTACAAATTATCCTGACCAGATAAAAGGGAGTTATAAACAATTTTTAGAAAATCAAATGCGTGAGTTGTATAATTTTAACGGTACTCCAATTCGCTTAATTTTTAAGGAAAAATAA
- the rfbC gene encoding dTDP-4-dehydrorhamnose 3,5-epimerase, which yields MQLFETGINELFVLQADSYEDERGCFFESYNARWFVKNRLAYHFVQDNASESSYGVIRGLHFQIGPQSQAKLVRVSYGEVLDVVVDLRKDSASYGKVFSIILSRANKKQLLIPRGFAHGYSVLSTDCIFNYKCDNYYDKNSESGIHPLDPDLNIDWMIPLELQNISDKDKQLDFYKLLKNQGK from the coding sequence ATGCAGCTGTTTGAAACCGGTATTAATGAATTGTTCGTTCTTCAAGCAGATTCGTATGAAGATGAACGCGGTTGCTTTTTTGAATCCTATAATGCTCGGTGGTTTGTCAAGAATAGATTAGCTTACCATTTCGTTCAAGACAATGCCTCAGAGTCAAGCTATGGAGTCATCAGAGGGCTTCATTTTCAAATTGGTCCTCAGAGTCAAGCGAAATTAGTTAGAGTAAGCTACGGAGAAGTTTTGGATGTTGTAGTTGATTTAAGAAAAGACAGTGCAAGTTATGGAAAAGTGTTTAGTATTATTTTATCCAGAGCCAATAAAAAACAATTATTAATTCCAAGGGGCTTTGCTCATGGGTATTCCGTGCTTAGTACGGATTGTATTTTCAATTATAAATGCGATAATTATTATGATAAGAATTCTGAATCTGGCATTCATCCTTTAGATCCAGATCTAAACATCGATTGGATGATTCCACTGGAGTTGCAAAACATTTCAGACAAAGACAAACAATTGGATTTTTATAAATTGTTGAAAAACCAAGGTAAATGA
- the rfbD gene encoding dTDP-4-dehydrorhamnose reductase, whose amino-acid sequence MKVLVTGAQGQLAQELKHLASFYPEITFEFFNKTEWDISDEKLTYKILTNAHADFVVNTAAYTKVDEAETNSEICNRINYEAPKTIAALCNGLKTRIIQISSDYVFFNTIHKALIETFPKNPKGVYATTKSKAEDVIMNYNPKNIIIRTSWLYSSFGHNFVKTMVRLANLGKPIQVVDDQIGSPTYAADLAQVIIKLILTPAKNIEGIYHYCNEGACSWHEFAHEIFSHLNLNVSLKAISTNEFGALAPRPAFSQLDCTKIKTELQIAIPNWKTSLHKCLDKITTAV is encoded by the coding sequence ATGAAAGTGCTTGTTACTGGTGCCCAGGGTCAATTAGCTCAGGAATTAAAACACCTGGCAAGCTTCTATCCTGAAATCACGTTCGAATTTTTTAATAAAACGGAATGGGACATTTCAGATGAAAAGCTGACTTACAAGATTTTAACCAATGCTCATGCCGATTTTGTTGTAAATACTGCAGCATATACCAAGGTTGATGAGGCAGAAACAAATTCTGAAATCTGCAATCGGATCAATTATGAAGCTCCTAAAACAATTGCAGCATTATGCAATGGATTAAAAACCAGAATCATTCAAATTTCAAGTGATTATGTATTTTTTAATACTATTCACAAAGCCTTAATTGAAACGTTTCCTAAGAATCCAAAAGGTGTTTATGCTACTACTAAAAGCAAAGCAGAAGATGTAATTATGAACTACAATCCAAAAAATATTATTATCCGAACTTCCTGGTTGTACAGTAGTTTTGGTCATAATTTTGTTAAAACCATGGTTCGTTTGGCAAATTTGGGTAAACCCATTCAGGTTGTGGATGATCAAATTGGTTCGCCAACCTATGCGGCAGATCTTGCACAGGTTATTATAAAGCTCATATTAACACCGGCAAAAAATATTGAAGGAATATATCATTATTGCAATGAAGGCGCTTGTTCTTGGCATGAATTTGCTCATGAGATATTTTCACATTTAAACTTGAATGTTTCATTAAAGGCAATAAGTACAAATGAATTTGGAGCTTTGGCACCTCGACCTGCATTTAGTCAATTGGATTGCACTAAAATAAAGACTGAATTACAAATTGCTATACCAAATTGGAAAACCAGTCTTCACAAATGTCTCGATAAAATAACAACAGCGGTATGA